From one Geoalkalibacter halelectricus genomic stretch:
- the trbJ gene encoding P-type conjugative transfer protein TrbJ, with protein sequence MNTLKRKTLAASIALALTVSAVPPVVAGGGGLACPACATEWTQLLNNVELIDVAIKEAENLAYTIRQYEIMYENMRNLPNHIKQQALADLHALASIVANGRAVAYSSGQVDEDYQREHRSFEYYEQMQRGETGQRDHAAFSERYRDWSEVNHDSVRGALRAAGLQAQQFDREDSALRTIEAQMESAAGTKQLLQAGGSIAAMQVEQLQKLRQLQMAQIQLQSAQVGGSIDRQAEDDADLQRALRPLDGLNENRGGGLGWGGSVR encoded by the coding sequence ATGAATACCTTGAAGCGTAAAACTCTGGCGGCAAGTATCGCGCTTGCCTTGACTGTTTCGGCTGTGCCTCCGGTTGTTGCCGGGGGTGGCGGCCTTGCTTGTCCTGCTTGTGCTACTGAGTGGACGCAGCTCTTGAATAACGTTGAGTTGATCGACGTTGCGATCAAAGAAGCTGAAAACCTGGCGTACACAATCCGTCAGTACGAAATCATGTATGAAAATATGCGCAACCTGCCAAACCATATCAAGCAGCAAGCCCTGGCTGATCTTCATGCACTGGCCAGCATAGTTGCTAACGGCCGGGCGGTTGCTTACAGCTCGGGTCAGGTCGATGAAGACTATCAGCGCGAACACCGTTCCTTTGAGTATTACGAACAGATGCAGCGCGGGGAAACTGGCCAGCGTGACCATGCCGCTTTCAGTGAGCGTTACCGGGATTGGTCAGAAGTGAACCATGACAGTGTGCGCGGGGCTCTCCGGGCTGCCGGGCTCCAGGCCCAGCAATTCGACCGGGAAGACTCGGCGCTTCGCACCATTGAAGCGCAAATGGAAAGCGCGGCCGGCACTAAGCAACTGCTCCAGGCGGGCGGCTCTATCGCTGCCATGCAGGTGGAACAGCTCCAGAAGCTCCGGCAGCTCCAAATGGCACAAATACAGCTCCAGTCCGCACAGGTCGGCGGGTCGATTGATCGGCAAGCTGAGGATGACGCGGATCTGCAACGTGCCTTGCGTCCACTTGACGGGCTGAACGAAAACCGGGGCGGTGGCCTTGGTTGGGGCGGCTCTGTTCGTTAA
- a CDS encoding tubulin-specific chaperone A, whose translation MDFTALKNPVVLAILAGSVIVTNVVTYNVSSPSADYCGPAVEQALAENQAMLDALQQRLAEDDADLERALRPREGLNPNRSGGLNWNESIR comes from the coding sequence ATGGATTTCACAGCACTGAAAAACCCGGTAGTCCTGGCCATCTTGGCGGGCTCCGTCATTGTCACCAACGTGGTGACTTATAACGTGTCGTCACCCTCTGCGGATTACTGCGGCCCAGCCGTGGAACAAGCCTTGGCTGAGAACCAGGCAATGCTGGATGCACTCCAGCAACGTCTGGCCGAAGATGACGCGGATCTGGAAAGGGCGCTCCGTCCACGGGAAGGCCTGAACCCTAACCGTAGCGGCGGCCTGAACTGGAATGAATCAATCAGGTAA
- the trbL gene encoding P-type conjugative transfer protein TrbL, translating into MGALRQTGILAAVALLLFSGQALGADADVIQSLQDEFRDQTGTWFGPLKSIATWLLISLATIAWAWSAGQMVLRNADLQEFVVELVRLVIFVGFFLALILNADTWSTALINGFMWTGNQAAGTGITGDVNPAAILERGFILGARIIEASGRITYLAFAILALVALVLYALIAAYALLVMAEMYIVTAAGVLLLGFGGSQWTADYAKRYITYCVSVGAKLYVLFLIVGLGEQFIYNWAIGQDKSQFSIVLAILGVLVMLVVLVKMIPDIIQGIINGTSIGSGTPSITGMGAAVGGAAIGATVGAAGGAMAVREASKLAGEQLGGGGALASAAAPGGGSPGGSSFLGVPTGGAPGGGSSGGGSGPLPMPGGASSVAGAASGAGRMAHAGQTLKNLGKAAGETIGGRIMGDYNSTHGSLGGSMAQKLRAERLGMAESGGDSPHTGGQQGAGNAKSMSGSIGPGAASAGASAASNAMSGESQASAGQPSAGSPDLGGGTDNSQANNTNSGSGTAPQQQGNTFETDSSGSSSESQPYHSPAGKS; encoded by the coding sequence ATGGGCGCACTTCGCCAAACGGGCATCCTGGCCGCTGTTGCTCTGCTGCTTTTTAGTGGTCAGGCGCTCGGTGCGGATGCTGACGTTATTCAATCCCTGCAAGATGAATTTAGGGATCAAACGGGAACCTGGTTCGGGCCGCTTAAAAGCATTGCCACCTGGTTACTGATTTCACTGGCCACGATTGCCTGGGCATGGTCGGCCGGTCAAATGGTACTGAGAAACGCGGATCTCCAGGAATTTGTAGTTGAGCTGGTCAGGCTCGTTATTTTCGTCGGGTTCTTTTTGGCGTTGATTCTCAATGCTGATACCTGGTCAACGGCGCTTATCAACGGCTTTATGTGGACAGGGAACCAGGCTGCTGGCACTGGCATAACCGGCGATGTAAACCCAGCGGCCATTCTGGAACGTGGCTTTATTCTCGGTGCCCGCATTATCGAAGCGTCGGGCAGGATCACTTATTTGGCGTTTGCCATCTTGGCGCTTGTCGCCTTGGTGCTATATGCCTTGATCGCGGCTTACGCTCTCCTGGTCATGGCTGAAATGTATATCGTGACGGCAGCCGGGGTTCTGTTGCTGGGCTTTGGTGGCTCTCAATGGACGGCAGATTATGCCAAGCGATATATCACTTATTGCGTATCTGTTGGGGCCAAGCTGTACGTTCTTTTCCTGATCGTCGGCCTGGGCGAACAGTTCATTTACAACTGGGCGATTGGCCAAGATAAAAGCCAGTTCTCCATTGTCCTGGCCATCCTCGGCGTCCTGGTGATGCTCGTCGTCCTGGTCAAGATGATTCCCGACATTATCCAGGGGATTATCAACGGTACGTCTATCGGCAGCGGTACGCCTTCCATTACTGGTATGGGTGCAGCAGTCGGTGGTGCTGCTATTGGGGCAACAGTCGGCGCAGCAGGCGGGGCTATGGCGGTGCGCGAGGCCTCGAAACTAGCAGGGGAACAACTCGGCGGTGGTGGGGCGCTGGCCTCGGCAGCAGCACCAGGCGGCGGATCTCCAGGCGGCAGCTCCTTCCTTGGCGTTCCAACTGGTGGGGCTCCAGGTGGCGGGTCTTCTGGTGGTGGATCGGGGCCGCTTCCCATGCCTGGCGGTGCTTCATCGGTTGCCGGTGCTGCATCAGGCGCGGGTCGCATGGCTCACGCTGGCCAGACACTGAAAAACCTCGGCAAAGCAGCAGGGGAAACCATCGGCGGCCGAATCATGGGCGATTACAACTCAACTCATGGTTCGCTGGGCGGGTCGATGGCTCAAAAGCTGCGGGCTGAACGGCTCGGCATGGCCGAAAGCGGCGGTGATTCTCCGCATACGGGCGGGCAGCAGGGGGCTGGAAACGCCAAAAGCATGAGTGGAAGCATTGGCCCCGGCGCAGCGTCGGCGGGGGCATCAGCGGCCAGTAATGCCATGTCAGGAGAAAGCCAGGCAAGTGCCGGGCAGCCCAGCGCTGGATCTCCAGACCTGGGCGGTGGCACGGACAACAGCCAAGCCAATAACACCAACAGCGGCAGTGGAACCGCTCCGCAACAGCAGGGAAACACCTTTGAAACGGACAGCTCCGGCAGCTCAAGCGAAAGCCAGCCGTACCACTCCCCAGCCGGTAAAAGCTGA
- the trbG gene encoding P-type conjugative transfer protein TrbG encodes MKKTMTIGLLVAGIAAAGSASANGYAVPAINGNGADPLPLFSEEMPLTDRDRAALSRAQDWINADQYPFRDGHRVTYLYGGGQATVVCAPLKLCMVELEQGERVVQDGVHLGDSARWMVTPSVGAGDRTHIIIKPVEVGLETSLALVTDRRTYHMRLVSRRDDYMPAVAFHYPDRIASQWQAYYEREETERQRRTLPETGENIADLDFNYSISGCSSCSWRPLRVYNNGQQTIIQMGSNMNQAEAPALLVKTRQGEQLVNYRVREDRYVVDQVFNEAVLIVGVGRNQDRVTIRRTGH; translated from the coding sequence GTGAAAAAGACAATGACTATTGGCCTGCTTGTTGCGGGCATCGCTGCTGCCGGGTCAGCTTCTGCTAATGGGTACGCTGTTCCTGCAATCAACGGAAACGGCGCTGATCCGTTGCCGCTGTTTTCAGAAGAAATGCCTTTAACTGATCGTGACCGTGCAGCTCTTTCGCGGGCTCAAGACTGGATCAATGCAGACCAGTACCCGTTCCGTGATGGCCACCGGGTAACGTACCTGTATGGCGGCGGTCAGGCTACTGTGGTTTGCGCCCCTCTCAAGCTGTGCATGGTCGAGCTGGAGCAAGGCGAGCGCGTTGTTCAAGATGGTGTCCACCTGGGCGACTCGGCCCGCTGGATGGTCACGCCGTCAGTGGGTGCAGGTGATCGTACCCATATCATCATCAAGCCGGTGGAAGTCGGCCTGGAAACCTCGCTGGCCCTGGTAACTGATCGCCGTACTTACCACATGCGCCTGGTATCTCGCCGTGATGACTACATGCCCGCCGTGGCATTCCATTACCCGGATCGGATCGCCTCGCAGTGGCAAGCCTACTATGAGCGTGAAGAAACAGAACGCCAGCGCCGTACCCTGCCGGAAACGGGGGAAAACATCGCGGATCTGGATTTCAATTATTCCATTTCCGGCTGCTCTAGCTGCTCCTGGCGTCCGCTGCGTGTCTATAACAATGGCCAGCAGACCATCATTCAAATGGGCAGCAACATGAACCAGGCGGAAGCGCCTGCGCTCCTGGTTAAAACCCGTCAGGGTGAACAACTGGTGAACTACCGCGTCCGTGAAGATCGCTATGTTGTTGACCAGGTTTTCAATGAAGCTGTGCTGATTGTTGGCGTTGGTCGTAACCAAGACCGCGTGACCATTCGCCGGACTGGACACTAA
- a CDS encoding SPOR domain-containing protein has protein sequence MKLTTSRLAFAIAVTSLLGGCATVGPWDSQEVAQLKASDARMVAGDVVEVLVTEYAPGQTTFALSNGKPGSFGMALESQLRETGYAVAVDGEEKPLHALSLAYVLDELGQPGTYRVGVRVQPSYRMERLYQIDSAGQLVRGSGVTVRNGSGRSLNPVAVATNATPIREAVATPAPGPAFPAMPSTAERVSLDDYNRPDMETGWSVQVLAGANVDDLERNQARLERLGRESHIVKLGTLGRIQALRVGPFRSAEEARPVLREMRADRYADAFLIEPKRGGRQ, from the coding sequence ATGAAACTTACAACCTCTCGTTTGGCGTTCGCCATTGCCGTTACCAGCCTGCTGGGTGGCTGCGCGACTGTCGGCCCTTGGGATAGTCAGGAAGTGGCCCAGCTCAAAGCCAGTGATGCCCGCATGGTCGCCGGTGATGTGGTCGAAGTCCTGGTAACGGAATATGCACCAGGGCAAACCACGTTTGCCCTCTCCAACGGCAAGCCCGGATCTTTTGGAATGGCCCTTGAAAGCCAGCTCCGTGAAACTGGCTATGCCGTGGCAGTCGATGGCGAAGAAAAGCCCCTCCATGCTCTGAGCCTGGCTTATGTCCTGGATGAATTGGGTCAGCCTGGCACCTATCGCGTTGGTGTCAGGGTGCAGCCCTCTTATCGTATGGAACGCCTCTATCAGATTGATTCGGCTGGCCAGCTCGTCCGGGGCAGCGGTGTAACCGTTCGCAACGGCTCCGGTCGTAGCCTCAACCCTGTGGCTGTCGCCACAAATGCAACTCCAATAAGGGAAGCGGTGGCCACGCCTGCGCCCGGCCCGGCCTTCCCTGCCATGCCCAGCACGGCAGAACGTGTTTCTCTCGATGATTACAACCGGCCGGATATGGAAACCGGCTGGTCTGTTCAGGTCTTGGCCGGGGCGAATGTGGACGATCTGGAGCGCAACCAGGCCCGCCTGGAGCGCCTGGGTCGTGAGTCCCACATAGTCAAGCTGGGAACCCTCGGCCGCATCCAGGCGCTGCGCGTTGGGCCTTTCCGTTCGGCTGAGGAAGCGCGGCCGGTGCTGCGTGAAATGCGGGCGGATCGCTATGCGGATGCGTTCCTGATTGAACCGAAGCGGGGGGGTCGTCAATGA
- a CDS encoding TrbI/VirB10 family protein, protein MNKLPLIAAGGLAFVVIVTLVFAAQQRANKGQSQEAAQAETVQARSTQAGANALLQGYELDGTIPPAGPAPSRSAPEPAPADETPDAERSAAAAPPAAPPRSAAGGPPARAPELSEEERRRLQRARQFREDLFYDAVVSNTAVQIRDGGQSQGQGGAARPAGALGSEGMAAERERRIAENMRLAGMAGGGGTGGGANLPFFEGMGGDDADPNLRARKDEFQQTTRTYGYSSEFRRPQLTPYELRVGTVIPAVMIGGINSDLPGEIIAQVSQNVRDTRSGQHILIPQGSRLIGTYDSHVAMGQRRVMVGWHRVQFPDGSTMELGNMGGTDPAGYAGFNDKVNNHYWRIFGNATLLSIIGAGAQLSQPDSGNNSNSTNAREELAAELGRQWGQVGQQMIRRNMNIQPTLEIRPGYQFNVMVNKDLILEPYAELPTGR, encoded by the coding sequence ATGAACAAGCTGCCGCTGATCGCTGCGGGCGGCCTTGCTTTTGTGGTGATCGTTACTCTGGTGTTTGCAGCCCAGCAGCGGGCAAACAAGGGACAATCTCAAGAGGCGGCACAAGCTGAAACGGTGCAAGCTCGGTCTACCCAAGCGGGTGCTAACGCACTCCTGCAAGGGTATGAGCTGGACGGCACTATTCCACCGGCTGGCCCTGCACCTTCCAGGTCTGCCCCTGAGCCTGCCCCGGCCGATGAAACGCCAGACGCGGAACGATCGGCAGCGGCAGCACCTCCAGCGGCTCCGCCTCGATCAGCAGCGGGCGGGCCTCCTGCTCGCGCTCCTGAGCTGTCGGAAGAAGAACGGCGGCGGCTCCAACGTGCCCGCCAGTTCCGTGAGGATCTGTTTTATGACGCGGTGGTATCTAATACTGCCGTGCAGATCCGGGACGGCGGCCAAAGCCAAGGCCAGGGCGGCGCTGCTCGACCGGCCGGGGCTCTTGGTAGTGAAGGCATGGCCGCTGAACGTGAACGCCGAATTGCTGAGAACATGCGCCTTGCCGGAATGGCTGGGGGTGGTGGCACTGGTGGCGGTGCCAACCTGCCATTCTTTGAAGGCATGGGGGGTGATGACGCTGATCCGAACCTGCGAGCTCGCAAGGACGAATTTCAGCAGACCACGCGAACCTATGGCTATAGCTCTGAGTTCAGACGGCCCCAGCTAACGCCGTATGAATTGCGCGTTGGCACGGTGATTCCTGCGGTGATGATCGGCGGCATCAACTCCGATTTGCCGGGTGAGATTATCGCTCAAGTCAGCCAGAACGTCCGTGATACCAGAAGTGGCCAGCATATCCTGATTCCCCAAGGCTCGCGGCTCATTGGTACTTATGACAGCCACGTTGCAATGGGGCAGCGCCGGGTAATGGTCGGCTGGCATCGCGTCCAATTCCCGGACGGCTCCACAATGGAGCTGGGCAACATGGGCGGCACTGATCCAGCCGGTTATGCAGGGTTCAATGATAAGGTGAATAACCACTATTGGCGGATCTTCGGTAACGCTACGCTGCTTTCTATCATTGGTGCCGGTGCCCAACTATCCCAGCCGGATAGCGGCAACAACAGCAATTCCACCAATGCGCGGGAAGAACTCGCGGCAGAACTCGGCCGCCAGTGGGGGCAAGTTGGTCAGCAGATGATTCGCCGCAACATGAATATCCAGCCCACGCTGGAGATTCGCCCTGGTTATCAATTCAACGTGATGGTAAACAAGGATCTGATCCTGGAGCCTTACGCGGAATTGCCGACAGGGAGATAA
- a CDS encoding tyrosine-type recombinase/integrase: MQLTIDDHERGKDFVTESEHKRLLQGAGQLRNPERNQLLVMMLYRHGLRETEAANLTIQDLQLESARLWVRRIKGGLSTEHPIEGDELRLLRRYLRTRSLNLPWLFVSERGGPLSRHSIIYTIGQAALKADLGHVTPHMLRHGCGYYLANKGYDLRLIQDYLGHRDPKHTARYTRTASVRFTGLWGNKA, from the coding sequence GTGCAACTGACGATAGATGACCACGAACGGGGCAAGGACTTCGTTACCGAATCCGAGCATAAGCGGCTGCTCCAGGGTGCTGGCCAACTCCGCAATCCTGAACGAAACCAGCTCTTGGTGATGATGCTCTATCGCCACGGGCTCCGGGAAACGGAAGCGGCCAACCTGACAATCCAGGATCTGCAACTGGAGTCAGCCCGGCTATGGGTGCGCCGGATCAAGGGCGGACTATCCACTGAACACCCGATTGAAGGGGATGAACTGCGACTGCTGCGGCGCTACCTCCGCACCAGGTCGCTGAATCTTCCCTGGCTGTTTGTGAGTGAACGGGGCGGCCCTCTGTCCAGGCACTCGATCATATACACAATAGGGCAAGCGGCATTGAAAGCAGACCTTGGCCATGTGACGCCGCACATGCTCCGGCATGGCTGCGGTTACTACCTGGCCAATAAGGGGTATGACCTCCGGCTGATCCAGGACTACCTGGGGCACCGTGATCCAAAGCATACGGCTCGATATACCAGAACGGCATCCGTTCGCTTTACCGGCCTATGGGGGAACAAGGCATGA
- a CDS encoding lysophospholipid acyltransferase family protein, producing MIPFWRWALLRLFRVRVRYTRHVTRSLATRPVILTCNHLSMLDGVLIALASPRPLVFAVNVNHAQRHPVTSRVLGAMSAIGLGRVVPVDSTRPVAARGLLQALHQGDSVMIFPEGRISPTGRPLEPMPGVDWLAGRAGVPVLSLRLRGSHRSRWFGKAGSEAWPRIWLRF from the coding sequence ATGATTCCATTTTGGCGTTGGGCGCTCTTGCGCCTGTTCCGCGTCCGGGTGCGCTATACCCGGCACGTTACCAGGTCACTGGCCACCAGGCCGGTGATATTGACCTGCAACCACTTGTCCATGCTGGACGGCGTGTTGATTGCTCTGGCTTCACCTCGGCCCCTGGTGTTTGCCGTGAACGTGAACCACGCACAACGTCACCCTGTCACCAGCCGGGTGCTGGGCGCTATGTCGGCCATCGGCTTGGGGCGAGTGGTGCCGGTGGACTCTACGCGGCCCGTGGCGGCCCGTGGGCTGCTCCAGGCGCTGCACCAGGGGGATAGCGTTATGATCTTCCCGGAAGGGCGCATAAGCCCCACGGGGCGGCCTCTGGAGCCAATGCCGGGGGTGGACTGGCTGGCTGGTCGTGCGGGGGTGCCGGTTCTTTCTCTCCGGCTGCGGGGCTCGCATCGCTCCCGGTGGTTTGGCAAGGCTGGATCTGAGGCTTGGCCACGGATCTGGCTACGCTTCTAA